The following coding sequences lie in one Flavobacterium sp. 20NA77.7 genomic window:
- a CDS encoding Bax inhibitor-1/YccA family protein, with the protein MESRQFTEEQIKIEQANFIAKVYGWMSAALVLTGLTAWYVAQTEEIILALISNKILFYGLLIGEVLLVGYISKALPTMNVNTAKALFFLYAIANGVTLSLIFVIFTASSIASSFFITAGTFAVMSVYGYFTKSDLTSMGKILMMALIGLIIASIANIFMESKMLYWIVSYAGVFIFTGLIAYDTQKIKEMNIIGNEGTDEDIKESLVGALTLYLDFINLFLFILRIFGDRK; encoded by the coding sequence ATGGAATCAAGACAATTTACAGAAGAACAAATCAAAATTGAACAGGCAAACTTTATTGCTAAAGTGTACGGCTGGATGTCTGCGGCACTCGTACTTACAGGATTGACCGCATGGTATGTAGCACAAACAGAAGAAATTATTTTAGCATTAATATCCAATAAAATTTTATTTTATGGCTTATTAATTGGTGAAGTCTTATTAGTAGGGTATATTTCAAAAGCATTACCTACTATGAATGTAAATACAGCTAAAGCCTTATTTTTCTTATACGCTATAGCTAATGGCGTTACGCTTTCTTTGATTTTTGTAATTTTTACAGCAAGTTCTATTGCTTCTTCATTTTTTATCACAGCAGGAACTTTTGCCGTAATGAGTGTGTATGGCTATTTTACAAAATCAGATTTAACCTCAATGGGAAAAATTTTGATGATGGCCTTAATCGGATTGATAATTGCTTCCATTGCAAATATATTTATGGAAAGCAAAATGTTATATTGGATTGTTTCTTATGCAGGGGTTTTCATTTTTACAGGGTTAATCGCTTATGATACCCAAAAAATTAAAGAAATGAACATTATTGGCAACGAAGGAACGGACGAGGACATTAAAGAATCGTTAGTAGGAGCATTAACCCTTTACTTAGATTTTATCAATTTGTTTTTATTTATTTTACGAATTTTCGGAGATAGAAAATAA
- the dusB gene encoding tRNA dihydrouridine synthase DusB codes for MVKIGNIILPENPLLLAPMEDVSDPPFRRLCKMHGADLMYSEFISSEGLIRDAMKSKMKLDIFDYERPVGIQIFGGDEEAMALSAKIVEAVQPDLVDINFGCPVKKVVCKGAGAGVLKDIDLMVRLTKAVVKSTHLPVTVKTRLGWDETSINIDEVAERLQDVGIQALTVHARTRAQMYKGHSDWTHIARIKNNPRIHIPIFGNGDIDSPEKALEYKNKFGLDGMMIGRAAIGYPWIFNEIKQFFQTGEHLAPPTIADRVEAAKNHLIWSMEWKGERVGIVEMRRHYTNYFKGIHGFKEYKQKLVTTDGYNDLFVVFDQINEVYANYDITTIGH; via the coding sequence ATGGTCAAAATAGGCAACATCATTTTACCCGAAAACCCTTTACTACTTGCTCCTATGGAAGACGTGAGTGATCCGCCTTTTCGTAGGTTATGTAAAATGCACGGCGCTGATTTAATGTATTCTGAATTTATTTCCTCAGAAGGGTTAATTCGAGATGCCATGAAAAGTAAAATGAAATTAGACATTTTTGACTATGAACGACCAGTAGGCATTCAAATTTTTGGAGGTGATGAAGAAGCGATGGCATTGTCTGCAAAAATTGTAGAGGCCGTTCAGCCCGATTTAGTAGATATTAATTTTGGATGTCCTGTAAAAAAAGTAGTGTGTAAAGGTGCAGGTGCAGGCGTATTGAAAGATATAGATTTAATGGTGCGACTCACAAAAGCAGTTGTAAAATCCACCCATTTGCCCGTAACGGTAAAAACACGCTTGGGTTGGGACGAAACCTCAATTAATATTGATGAAGTAGCCGAGAGACTACAAGATGTAGGTATTCAGGCACTCACTGTTCATGCCAGAACGAGAGCACAAATGTATAAAGGACATTCAGACTGGACGCATATTGCTCGAATTAAAAACAATCCACGTATTCACATTCCAATTTTTGGCAATGGAGACATTGATTCCCCAGAAAAAGCATTGGAATATAAAAATAAATTTGGTTTAGACGGCATGATGATTGGCCGAGCCGCTATTGGTTACCCATGGATTTTTAATGAAATTAAACAATTTTTCCAAACAGGAGAACATTTAGCACCCCCTACAATTGCAGATAGGGTTGAAGCGGCTAAAAATCATCTAATTTGGTCAATGGAATGGAAAGGCGAGCGTGTAGGAATTGTAGAAATGCGTCGTCATTATACCAATTATTTCAAAGGCATTCATGGTTTTAAAGAATACAAACAAAAATTAGTTACTACAGATGGTTATAACGATTTATTTGTTGTTTTTGACCAAATAAATGAAGTGTATGCCAATTATGATATCACAACTATAGGCCATTAA
- a CDS encoding 2-hydroxyacid dehydrogenase yields the protein MQHLSEIKILHLDTNHPLLWEQLEQVGFTNEADYTSTKEEVEAKIHQYQGIIIRSRFKIDQTFLDKATNLQFIARVGAGLESIDCEYAQHKNIQLIAAPEGNSNAVGEHALGMLLNLCNNLNKADREVKQGQWNREANRGFELEGKTVGIIGYGNMGKSFAKKLRGFDVKVLCYDILPQVGDEYVTQVSLEELQAKADILSLHTPWTPETNRMINSEFINQFKKPFWFINTARGKSVVTADLVQALQTGKILGAALDVLEYEKLSFETLFEAETPEPLKYLAQASNVLLTPHIAGWTNESHIKLAQTIVDKIINNYK from the coding sequence ATGCAACATTTATCCGAAATAAAAATACTTCATTTAGACACCAATCATCCGTTACTTTGGGAGCAGTTAGAACAAGTTGGATTTACAAATGAAGCGGATTACACTTCTACAAAAGAGGAAGTAGAAGCTAAAATTCATCAGTATCAAGGCATTATCATTCGTAGTAGATTTAAAATTGATCAGACATTTTTAGATAAAGCCACCAATTTGCAATTTATTGCCCGTGTGGGAGCGGGCTTGGAAAGCATTGATTGCGAATATGCCCAACATAAAAACATTCAACTTATTGCTGCGCCCGAAGGAAATAGCAATGCCGTAGGTGAACACGCATTAGGGATGTTATTAAACCTTTGTAATAACTTAAATAAAGCCGATAGAGAAGTCAAACAAGGGCAATGGAATAGAGAAGCAAATAGAGGTTTTGAATTAGAAGGAAAAACAGTAGGCATTATTGGTTATGGCAATATGGGTAAATCGTTTGCCAAAAAATTACGTGGTTTTGATGTAAAAGTGCTTTGTTATGATATTTTACCTCAAGTTGGAGATGAATATGTTACGCAAGTTTCTTTAGAAGAACTACAGGCTAAAGCTGACATCTTGAGTTTACACACACCATGGACGCCCGAAACAAATAGAATGATAAATTCAGAATTTATTAATCAATTTAAAAAACCTTTTTGGTTCATCAATACGGCAAGGGGCAAAAGTGTGGTTACAGCCGATTTAGTTCAGGCTTTACAAACAGGTAAGATTCTAGGAGCAGCACTTGATGTTTTAGAATATGAAAAACTGTCTTTTGAAACGCTGTTTGAAGCAGAAACTCCTGAGCCACTCAAATATTTAGCACAAGCTTCTAATGTGCTTTTAACCCCTCATATTGCAGGTTGGACAAACGAAAGTCATATAAAATTAGCACAAACCATTGTAGATAAAATTATAAACAACTATAAATAA
- a CDS encoding TM2 domain-containing protein, producing the protein MDANKVDMFMMSNTKYFEGHNLHAIRERLLALDDDKWPMIQMVQYKDPTTALLISIFAGAYGIDRFYIGDTGMGVGKLLTCGGLGIWAIVDWFLIQGATKQKNLERFNQAMMY; encoded by the coding sequence ATGGATGCAAACAAAGTAGACATGTTCATGATGTCAAACACAAAGTATTTTGAAGGTCATAATTTACACGCAATCAGAGAGCGTTTATTAGCTCTTGATGATGATAAATGGCCAATGATTCAAATGGTTCAATATAAAGATCCTACAACAGCTTTATTAATCTCAATTTTTGCTGGAGCTTATGGTATTGATAGATTTTATATCGGCGACACAGGTATGGGTGTAGGTAAATTATTGACTTGTGGTGGATTAGGTATTTGGGCTATTGTTGATTGGTTTTTAATCCAAGGGGCTACAAAACAAAAAAACTTAGAGCGTTTTAATCAAGCTATGATGTACTAA
- a CDS encoding DUF2752 domain-containing protein, producing MKRNQLYIFLLIVIGLGYCWLIYSSTNHSTTKPLGCFFKKITRYPCPSCGTTRSVSLLFQGDFFQALLLNPFGIIVWIAMLVIPIWIVIDFSKKSASFYAFYKAAERYISKKPIALFLILLVLLNWYWNIKKNI from the coding sequence ATGAAGAGAAACCAATTGTATATTTTTCTGTTAATTGTTATTGGATTAGGATATTGCTGGCTGATTTATTCAAGTACAAATCATTCAACCACAAAACCTTTAGGTTGTTTTTTTAAAAAAATAACTAGATATCCTTGTCCTTCTTGTGGCACAACAAGATCCGTGTCGCTTCTTTTTCAAGGAGATTTTTTCCAAGCGTTGTTGTTAAATCCGTTTGGAATTATTGTATGGATAGCCATGTTGGTAATTCCTATATGGATTGTTATCGATTTCAGTAAAAAATCAGCCAGTTTTTATGCTTTTTATAAGGCCGCTGAACGATATATTTCTAAAAAACCAATAGCTTTATTTTTAATCCTGTTGGTGTTACTAAATTGGTATTGGAACATTAAAAAAAATATTTAA
- a CDS encoding M48 family metallopeptidase: MKIISKALVVYGSFFLCWFLLAQLDYVSYFEIEKNKIFAEDKLGDIIWNEMERKEDVIYDDSTVRVLDSLLKPLCEANAIERDSLKVHIVKNSQVNAFAMPDNHLVVYTGLIEASKNEQALLGVLGHEIAHIEKNHVMKKLSKEIGFSVLVSLATGANGTQLASVINTLTSSAYDRSLEREADMESVRYMLKASIDPRPFADFMYDLSLDNEIHKYTYIVTTHPESADRAKYILNYLKGKKIKSKPILTKEAFEKFKTNVSN, translated from the coding sequence ATGAAAATTATAAGTAAAGCACTCGTAGTGTATGGGAGTTTCTTTTTGTGTTGGTTTTTATTAGCACAATTAGATTATGTTTCTTATTTTGAGATTGAAAAAAATAAAATTTTTGCAGAAGACAAATTAGGCGACATCATTTGGAACGAAATGGAACGCAAAGAAGATGTTATTTATGACGATAGTACTGTTCGCGTCTTAGATTCTTTACTAAAGCCTTTGTGTGAAGCAAATGCTATTGAGAGAGATAGTTTAAAAGTACATATTGTAAAAAATAGTCAAGTTAATGCTTTTGCAATGCCCGATAATCATTTAGTAGTATATACCGGATTGATTGAAGCGAGTAAAAATGAACAAGCATTGTTAGGTGTTTTAGGTCATGAAATAGCACATATAGAAAAAAACCATGTAATGAAAAAACTATCTAAAGAAATTGGTTTTTCAGTATTGGTTTCTTTAGCTACTGGGGCAAATGGCACTCAACTAGCGAGTGTGATTAATACCCTTACTTCTTCTGCGTATGATAGAAGTTTAGAGCGAGAAGCAGACATGGAGAGCGTAAGATATATGTTAAAAGCATCAATTGACCCTCGTCCTTTTGCTGATTTTATGTATGATTTATCGTTAGACAATGAAATACATAAGTATACTTATATTGTTACCACGCATCCAGAATCAGCTGACAGAGCAAAGTACATTCTCAATTATTTGAAAGGGAAAAAGATTAAATCAAAACCGATATTAACTAAAGAAGCATTTGAGAAATTTAAAACGAATGTTTCAAACTAA
- a CDS encoding lysophospholipid acyltransferase family protein, with protein sequence MGLVTAKEVAKVINTDKYGFLGTFSGWLLMKVLKISTLNKIYDKHKHLSELEFLNAILDEFQIKFEIPEEDLKRLPKEGPYITVSNHPLGGIDGILLLKLMLEREPNFKIIANFLLHRIAPMKPYIMPVNPFENHKDSKSSVVGIKETLRHLSDGKPLGIFPAGEVSTYKDGKLIVDKPWEEGAIKIIKKANVPVVPIYFHAQNSKLFYTLSKINDTLRTAKLPSELLTQKKRVIKVRIGKPISVAEQAEYPEISDFCEFLRRKTYMLSHAFEEESKLQLPKLSIPKPPKQIVKPANHSEIIEEINALKEGDFRLLQSKNYQVFLTTAEKIPNILHEIGRLREITFREVGEGTNEAIDLDKYDQYYHHMFLWDDEAQMIAGAYRMGLGDDIYKKHGIEGFYLHELFRFEPELHGMMSQSIEMGRAFIISEYQQKPMPLFLLWKGIVHTTLRHPEHKYLIGGVSISNQFSDFSKSLMIEFMKSHYYDPYVAQYVHPKKEFKVKLKDADKDFVFNETEADLNKFDKIIDEVEPGSLRLPVLIKKYIKQNARVVAFNVDPLFNNSVDGLMYIRIADLPESTVKPVMEEFQAELERKEKG encoded by the coding sequence ATGGGATTAGTTACTGCTAAAGAAGTAGCCAAAGTAATAAATACGGATAAATATGGTTTTTTAGGAACATTTTCAGGCTGGTTGCTAATGAAAGTGCTAAAAATATCTACACTCAATAAAATCTACGACAAACACAAACATTTGAGTGAATTAGAATTTCTAAATGCTATTTTAGATGAATTTCAAATTAAATTCGAAATTCCCGAAGAAGACTTAAAACGTTTGCCGAAAGAAGGTCCTTATATAACAGTTTCAAATCATCCTTTGGGAGGCATAGATGGTATTTTGCTTTTAAAATTAATGCTAGAACGCGAGCCTAACTTTAAAATCATTGCCAATTTCTTATTGCATCGCATAGCGCCTATGAAGCCTTATATTATGCCGGTTAATCCTTTTGAGAATCACAAGGATAGCAAATCAAGCGTAGTAGGCATCAAAGAAACATTAAGACATTTGAGCGACGGAAAACCCTTAGGAATTTTTCCTGCAGGTGAAGTATCTACCTACAAAGACGGTAAACTTATTGTAGATAAACCTTGGGAAGAAGGTGCTATAAAAATAATAAAAAAAGCCAATGTGCCCGTTGTGCCTATTTATTTTCATGCACAAAACAGTAAATTATTTTATACGCTTTCTAAAATCAATGACACCTTACGAACGGCAAAATTACCTAGTGAATTATTAACACAAAAAAAGAGAGTAATTAAAGTTAGAATTGGTAAGCCAATTTCAGTTGCAGAACAGGCAGAATATCCTGAAATATCTGATTTTTGTGAATTCTTACGCAGAAAAACCTACATGCTTTCTCATGCTTTTGAAGAAGAAAGTAAATTACAATTGCCTAAGCTTTCTATTCCAAAGCCTCCTAAGCAAATTGTAAAACCAGCAAATCATAGTGAAATTATTGAAGAAATAAATGCTTTAAAAGAAGGTGATTTCAGGTTGTTGCAAAGTAAAAATTACCAAGTTTTTTTAACGACAGCTGAAAAAATTCCGAATATTTTACATGAAATTGGCCGCCTTCGAGAAATTACTTTTAGAGAAGTGGGCGAAGGTACTAATGAAGCGATTGATTTGGACAAATATGATCAATATTACCACCATATGTTCTTATGGGACGACGAGGCTCAAATGATTGCTGGCGCTTACAGAATGGGACTTGGAGATGATATCTATAAAAAACACGGTATAGAAGGTTTTTATCTACATGAATTGTTCCGTTTTGAACCTGAGTTGCATGGTATGATGAGTCAATCTATTGAAATGGGCAGAGCATTCATTATTTCGGAATACCAACAAAAACCTATGCCTCTCTTTTTACTTTGGAAAGGAATTGTTCACACCACTTTAAGACATCCTGAACATAAATATTTAATAGGTGGCGTAAGTATTAGTAATCAATTCTCTGATTTTTCAAAATCGCTGATGATTGAATTTATGAAGTCACATTATTATGATCCTTATGTAGCACAATATGTGCATCCTAAAAAAGAATTTAAAGTAAAACTAAAAGACGCCGACAAAGATTTTGTATTCAATGAAACGGAGGCCGATTTAAATAAATTTGATAAAATCATTGACGAAGTAGAACCAGGGAGTTTACGATTACCTGTACTTATTAAAAAATACATCAAACAAAATGCACGTGTAGTGGCATTTAACGTAGATCCACTTTTTAATAACTCTGTAGATGGTTTAATGTATATTCGAATTGCCGATTTACCAGAAAGCACCGTAAAACCTGTTATGGAAGAATTTCAAGCAGAATTAGAGCGAAAAGAAAAAGGCTAA
- a CDS encoding exodeoxyribonuclease III, which yields MKIISYNVNGIRAAITKGFLEWLQQANPDVICLQEIKATEDQIPKLEIEAAGYPYQYYYPAQKKGYSGVAILSKIAPKKIVFGTGIDYMDFEGRNVRVDFDELSVMSLYLPSGTNIERLDHKFKYMDDFHNYIVKLRNEVPNLLVCGDYNICHQAIDIHDPIRNAKISGFLPEERAWLDQFITSGMIDTFRHLNKEPHQYSWWSYRANARVNNKGWRIDYCLAAEPLKDKIKRALILPEAKHSDHCPVFVEIEY from the coding sequence ATGAAGATAATTTCATATAATGTAAACGGTATTAGAGCTGCAATTACAAAAGGTTTTTTAGAATGGTTGCAACAAGCCAATCCCGATGTAATTTGTCTGCAAGAAATTAAAGCAACAGAAGATCAAATTCCTAAACTAGAAATAGAAGCAGCGGGCTATCCGTATCAATATTATTATCCAGCTCAGAAAAAAGGCTATAGTGGGGTGGCTATTTTATCAAAAATAGCTCCGAAAAAGATAGTTTTTGGTACAGGAATTGATTATATGGATTTTGAAGGAAGAAATGTGAGGGTTGATTTTGATGAGTTGTCGGTGATGAGCTTATATTTACCATCGGGAACAAATATAGAGCGATTAGATCATAAATTTAAGTATATGGACGATTTTCATAACTATATAGTAAAATTAAGAAATGAAGTTCCTAACTTATTAGTTTGTGGTGATTATAATATTTGTCATCAAGCAATTGACATTCATGATCCTATTAGAAATGCAAAAATTTCTGGATTTCTACCCGAAGAGCGTGCTTGGCTAGATCAATTTATTACTAGCGGTATGATTGATACATTTCGTCATTTAAATAAAGAACCCCATCAGTACAGTTGGTGGAGTTATAGAGCAAATGCACGTGTTAATAATAAAGGTTGGCGTATTGATTATTGTTTAGCAGCCGAACCATTAAAAGATAAAATAAAAAGAGCTTTAATTTTGCCAGAAGCAAAACATTCCGATCATTGTCCTGTTTTTGTCGAAATTGAGTACTAA
- a CDS encoding OmpA family protein — translation MIKKIVLVATLMALSTSCVTKKVYQDLENKFADLKKERNALADENEELKKDKSNLQSDLDKVKAEADKCKTERDKLAADYAATKKSLDNLKASYAALEKDSNEALEVNIKKNRELLAELEAKQKALASEQEKFNKIKKDFETNAQRLKELEDLIAAKEAGMKKLKDALSKSLKAFEGKGLTVTEKDGKVYVSMENKLLFESGSWTVGAEGKKAVDLVSKVLAENPEISVLIEGHTDNDKITGTIGGGVENNWDLSTKRATAIVTILTANPKVNKSNITAAGRSEYAPLMTNETAEGKAKNRRIEIILTPKLDEISKLLNEL, via the coding sequence ATGATTAAGAAAATTGTATTAGTAGCCACTTTAATGGCACTTTCAACCTCTTGTGTAACTAAAAAAGTGTATCAAGATTTAGAAAATAAATTTGCAGATCTTAAAAAAGAGCGCAACGCTTTAGCAGATGAAAATGAAGAATTGAAAAAGGATAAAAGCAATCTTCAATCTGATTTAGATAAAGTAAAAGCGGAAGCTGATAAATGTAAAACAGAACGTGATAAGTTAGCAGCGGATTATGCGGCTACCAAGAAAAGTTTAGATAATTTGAAAGCCTCTTATGCTGCTTTAGAAAAAGATAGTAATGAAGCATTAGAAGTTAATATTAAGAAAAATAGAGAATTATTAGCTGAATTAGAAGCCAAACAAAAAGCATTAGCTTCAGAGCAGGAAAAATTTAACAAAATCAAAAAAGATTTTGAAACAAATGCACAACGATTAAAAGAGTTAGAAGATTTAATTGCTGCAAAAGAGGCAGGAATGAAAAAACTAAAAGACGCTTTGTCAAAATCGTTGAAAGCGTTTGAAGGTAAAGGTCTAACCGTAACTGAAAAAGACGGAAAAGTATATGTTTCAATGGAAAACAAATTGCTTTTCGAATCAGGAAGTTGGACAGTTGGTGCTGAAGGAAAAAAAGCCGTAGATTTAGTAAGTAAAGTATTAGCTGAAAACCCAGAAATTTCTGTTTTAATTGAAGGGCATACAGATAATGATAAAATTACAGGAACGATTGGTGGAGGTGTAGAAAACAATTGGGATTTATCAACAAAACGTGCGACAGCCATAGTTACTATTTTAACGGCTAATCCAAAAGTAAACAAATCTAATATTACGGCTGCAGGAAGAAGTGAATATGCACCATTAATGACAAACGAAACAGCAGAAGGAAAAGCGAAAAATAGACGAATAGAAATTATCTTAACACCTAAATTGGACGAAATTTCTAAATTGTTAAATGAGTTGTAA
- a CDS encoding aldo/keto reductase, whose translation MNYTTLPHTNLKVSEICLGTMTFGNQNSEAEAHFQLDYAIERGINFIDTAEMYPIGGNAQIFGSTEKFIGTWLAKNKHKRQDLVIATKIAGPNRGLDYIRQPLDFSEKSLTEAVELSLKNLQIDCIDLYQLHWPERIMNMFQKRGLEKIDSQWQDNICEVLTVFDALIKQGKIRHIGISNENPWGLMKFLNESEKHGLPRIATIQNPYSLLNRLFEVGLSEICMREQVGLLAYSPLGFGFLSGKYLNGFPEGSRMKLFPQFTRYTNENCFKATKLYQELATSLHLTLTELAIAFVQHQSFVTSTIIGATSIVQLEENINAFEVRLTNEVIAEIDKIQELIPNPAP comes from the coding sequence ATGAACTACACAACATTACCACATACCAATTTAAAAGTCAGTGAAATATGCCTCGGTACCATGACTTTTGGAAATCAAAATTCCGAAGCCGAAGCGCATTTCCAATTGGATTATGCCATTGAAAGAGGTATAAATTTTATAGATACTGCCGAAATGTATCCTATTGGAGGTAACGCACAAATTTTTGGAAGTACCGAAAAATTTATTGGTACTTGGTTGGCAAAAAACAAACACAAACGCCAAGATTTAGTTATTGCAACAAAAATCGCAGGACCAAACAGAGGCTTAGATTACATTAGACAACCATTAGATTTTTCTGAGAAAAGCTTAACGGAAGCCGTTGAATTGAGTTTAAAAAATTTGCAAATTGACTGTATTGATTTGTACCAATTGCATTGGCCTGAGCGTATCATGAATATGTTTCAAAAAAGAGGTTTAGAAAAAATAGATTCGCAATGGCAAGATAATATATGTGAGGTATTAACCGTATTTGATGCGTTAATAAAGCAAGGAAAAATTAGACACATCGGTATTTCAAATGAGAATCCGTGGGGCTTGATGAAGTTTTTAAATGAAAGTGAAAAACATGGATTGCCAAGAATTGCCACGATTCAAAATCCTTATTCATTATTAAATAGACTATTTGAGGTTGGGCTTTCTGAAATTTGTATGCGTGAGCAAGTAGGTTTATTAGCGTATTCACCTTTAGGGTTTGGATTTTTATCGGGTAAATATTTAAATGGATTTCCAGAAGGTTCTAGAATGAAATTATTTCCGCAGTTTACACGTTATACAAATGAAAATTGTTTTAAAGCCACTAAGTTATACCAAGAGTTAGCAACCTCTCTACACTTAACTTTGACCGAATTAGCTATTGCGTTTGTACAGCATCAATCTTTTGTTACATCAACGATAATTGGCGCAACTTCAATAGTTCAATTAGAAGAAAATATCAATGCATTTGAAGTCCGATTAACAAATGAAGTTATTGCAGAAATTGATAAAATTCAAGAGTTAATACCTAATCCAGCGCCATAG
- the radA gene encoding DNA repair protein RadA, which translates to MAKLKTSFYCQNCGTNFSKWLGQCTSCKQWNTIAEEVIQKEEKQAWRSQSNTTLKAPKPLRIKEISANEEIRMNTTDNELNRVLGGGLVPGSLTLLGGEPGIGKSTLLLQISLKLPYKTLYVSGEESQKQIKMRAERMAHQSENCFILTETKTQNIFRQIEEIEPEVVIIDSIQTLQTDYIESSAGSISQIRECTAELIKFAKETNVPVILIGHITKDGTIAGPKILEHMVDTVLQFEGDRNHVYRILRSLKNRFGSTAELGIYEMQGNGLREVANPSEILISNKDNYLSGTAIATTLEGMRPLLIEIQALVSSAVYGTPQRSTTGYNLKRLNMILAVLEKRAGFRLGAKDVFLNITGGITVDDPAIDLAVVAAILSSNEDLTIDKDFCFAGEVGLTGEIRPVNRVEQRIQEAEKLGFSTIFVSKHNKISPKDFKIDVRLVAKIEDLVSELFG; encoded by the coding sequence ATGGCAAAACTTAAAACCTCTTTTTATTGCCAAAATTGTGGCACCAACTTTTCTAAATGGTTAGGACAATGCACCTCTTGTAAACAATGGAACACAATTGCCGAAGAAGTTATCCAAAAAGAAGAAAAACAAGCTTGGCGCTCGCAATCAAACACCACTCTAAAAGCACCTAAGCCTTTACGAATAAAAGAAATTAGTGCTAACGAAGAAATTCGAATGAATACTACCGACAACGAATTGAATCGTGTTTTAGGCGGTGGACTCGTACCTGGTTCTTTGACTTTATTAGGGGGTGAACCTGGAATTGGAAAAAGCACACTGTTATTACAAATATCTCTAAAATTACCTTATAAAACGCTTTATGTTTCTGGAGAAGAAAGTCAAAAACAAATAAAAATGCGTGCCGAACGAATGGCACATCAAAGTGAAAATTGCTTCATTTTAACAGAAACAAAAACACAAAATATTTTTAGACAAATAGAAGAAATAGAACCAGAAGTAGTAATCATAGATTCTATTCAAACCTTACAAACAGACTATATTGAATCTTCTGCAGGAAGTATTTCTCAAATTAGAGAATGTACTGCCGAACTCATTAAATTTGCTAAAGAAACGAATGTTCCTGTTATTTTAATAGGTCATATCACAAAAGACGGCACCATTGCAGGACCAAAAATTTTGGAGCATATGGTAGATACTGTATTGCAATTTGAAGGGGACCGCAACCACGTATACCGTATACTTCGTTCTTTAAAAAATAGATTTGGCTCTACTGCCGAATTAGGCATCTATGAAATGCAAGGCAATGGCTTGCGTGAAGTGGCAAATCCATCTGAAATACTTATATCGAATAAAGACAACTATCTTTCTGGCACAGCAATTGCTACAACTTTAGAAGGCATGCGCCCGTTACTAATTGAAATTCAGGCTTTAGTTAGTTCTGCCGTTTATGGAACACCTCAACGAAGTACTACAGGTTACAACTTAAAAAGGCTGAATATGATATTGGCCGTATTAGAGAAAAGAGCCGGATTTAGATTAGGTGCTAAAGATGTGTTTTTAAATATTACAGGAGGTATTACGGTTGATGATCCTGCGATTGACTTAGCTGTGGTGGCAGCTATATTATCATCTAATGAAGACCTTACAATTGATAAAGATTTTTGTTTTGCTGGAGAAGTAGGTTTAACGGGGGAAATAAGACCTGTAAACCGAGTGGAACAACGTATACAAGAAGCAGAAAAACTAGGTTTTTCAACCATTTTTGTTTCTAAACATAATAAAATCTCACCAAAAGATTTTAAAATTGATGTGCGTTTAGTTGCAAAAATTGAAGATTTGGTAAGTGAATTGTTTGGATAA